The sequence AGTTCAGAGGTTGACGAAATATGGAATAAAGCTCATGATAAATAGAAAATTTAAGCTCATAGTAATTACATTATTGTTTATCTGCCAAATTGTAAAAGGGCAGTCCAATACGGATGTATTGAAAAAATATGTGGTTTTTACTTTTGAAGTATCGCATAAAGATGCCAAACTCAAAGAATATTATTATTGGATAACACCACAAGATTCTGTAACGAAAAAAAATGCGTTTGAAGTTTTTCCATTATATACAGAAGAATATTCTAAAGATATTTTGGATAGATGTAAATCAGGTGGCATGATAGATATATTTTCTGCTTCCAATGCAACGAATTTTGATTTTGACGATAATTATAAATCGCAAGTAACAAATCTACTTTCAATAATAAGTGTCAACAAAATTGAGGTTCAAATCTTTAAAAAGAAGTGGGACAAAAATGGAGATGAAATGGTTATAAGGGTTTATGCTACCCCTATTAATGGCACATTTTGTAATTGTTTACAGAACCATGGAAAGGTTACTTATGGTTTTAAGGGGATAGTTTATTTACCCGTGATGTCCTTTAGTTATGATATGAATTTTTCGAATAGTAAAAATGAAAAAACAGTTAAATATGTTGATTATAGTTATGTTGAATACTCCAGTCATTATCCTATAAATATTCATGGTAATTCAAATATTCGTGTTAAAGGAAGTATTGAGCTTTACTGAGCTGTCGGGCAATCCAAATTGATTGCATAAAGTAGCATAAAAGTTATATAATTAGTCAATTTCTACAATAAGTTACCCACTGATGATTCATGAAATTACCTTCATTGCTTTTGATGAGCGTCGAATTTAGGAGACTTAATTACAATTACATCTATCGGGTAGATTATGGTATAAACAGTTTAAGAAATGATTATAACTATTTGATTAACATATACTTTAAATCGGACAGCATCTTCAAATGTTCATAAAACCGGTTCGAGAATTGTCCAACTGGGTTCACCAACCCCGACTTCTTGAGAATAGTCTCAAAAGGTCGGGGTTCTTCTTTCTCTGAAGTGCCCGTCAGTTCTGCAACGAGAGCTTTCTCAGTTGTAGCTGAAAACCATTGCTCATCTGTAAGATATTCTCGTCTGGTTGCCATATAGCAAAGATCTGAATATTTTATCCATACTTACTATTTATGAAATGAACTCTAATTAATAATAGATGAATTGTAATAGCGATGGTATGTAACTTAATTAAATCACATCGCTATTTATAAATATTTCCGTTGAATCTAAATCACTTCAACCCGCATTGGTTTTCAGCTTCTTTAATGAGTTCATCTATCATTTGTGTGCCAGGGTTTAGCTCTTTCGCTTTAATAAACTGTTTTAGGGCGTCATGATATTGCCCCATTTTGTTATAATATACACCTAGCGCTGAGAACGTATCGGAATTATCAGGATCAAGCGATAAGGCATGCTTGATATCCAGCAGACCTTCTTCATTGAATCCCAGTTCGATTTTAGTAAGCCCTCTGTAATTGAAGGAATATGTAAAATTACTATCCACCGCGATTGCCTTATCGAAAAGTACAAGTCCCTCTTCGAACCGTTTGAGTGCAACAAGTGTTAACCCTTTATTATTCAGCGAATACTTATTTGCAGGATCCAATTCGAGAGATTGGTCGTATAGTTCAATCGCTTTATCGCGAAAGCCCAGCATTGAATAAGCCAGTGCCATATTCGATAAATCAGCTGATTTCAGTTGCCATTTCTGAACAAATTCATCAGACAATTCTTTAGCTTTCAGATAGTTTTGGCTTTGTATATATGCACTGATGGCTAAACGATACATGTACTCACTTTTGCTTGATGAAAGTCCTTCCTCAAGCAAAATAGCTGCCTCTGCATATCTTTTCTTATGATATAATTTTGTTCCGGTCGAAATCTTCACCCAATTATGGGAAATAAGCATTTTCAAAAGGTAACCATCATTGAATGTGATGTGACCATTCGCAAGTCTTATAGGAATGGGGTTTGGGTATAAATTTACATAAGCATCCAATAATGCGGATGACATGAACAAAATAAAAAATAATTTGAAAAAGCCCTCTATATTATCATCAAATGTGAAATAAACAGCAACCCCGCCGATAATAAAAGACGCAAGTGGTCCGGCCAATGTGTAAATGATCTGCTGAATTCTGGGGATCTCTGATGCTGATGGAATACATAATCCTCCTCTCCACTTAAACGGATTATAACGAACAAAGAAGGTAAATTTACCCATCGTTAGTTTGAAACATTGATCTGCATCGCCATAAGATCCCAGATAAATCGTTACTGCCTTTCTGGTTAGCAGCATTGCAGGGATAGCATGCCCCAGTTCATGACATAATATTGTTACAGGTCTTATTACTAACAGCACGGAAATTATAGTAAACAGGATCGGAAGGAAATATTCCATATAGCACGCAAAAGTATTTTAGGTAAAGGGATCTGTAAAAGTAGCTTTTTATGCTTTTGCTAATTATCTTTTTCGGAACTATTTAATTATCAACTCCCAGCTGTTTATGAAAGATCATTAAACAACATAGTAGGTGGCAATTAGGAGTGTTTCCAAACTGTAAATTTTAATAGACGTACTTATATATACCAAGGGAAGCGCATCGAACTTTTACCATATTAATTTAACTCATTAATATCGAATTAGGACTATTGACGCTAATTGATCAACAATCTGGTTCACGTTTCCGGTACCTGAGATCACCAAAATCAGAAAGCTTCAAGTTCAAGAACTTGGAGCTTTCTGATTTTTGGAGCTTTCATCCACATTATTTATTATCACCCTTTAGCGAGGTTCGAGTCTCATTGGAGTGTTAACTGAGAATAATATTAGAACAATATTCCATTATTTTTCATGATCATTGGCAACAGTTATTTTTGTAATGAGGCATATAAGCTAATAAGTATACACTTCCCGGCATTCCGGAATAGATATTTATAGGCTTTATCTTTGCCGCTGTATTTATTGATGCCATCAGGTTTACAGTATTACTTTCCAATCCTGGTATTTCCAAAACCGGTTCAGTCATATCATTTACATACACTCATTTTCCAACCGGAAACTACCAGCTGAACATGGTTCCATTCTTTATTTTGAATGAGTTGAAGGCGTTTGGGTAAGCTCCACTTATTTATACTATTATCAGATGTCGTCTATTTTGCGTGCTGCAAAAAATCGACAATCAATTCGGTGAGTTGTTCAGGTTGTTCCTGTTGCAACCAGTGACCCGCACCTGCAATGATGTGAAAGCTTTGCATTTTTGTACAGGCCTTGCGCTGCATCTGTTCTAATGCGCCTGGCGGACGAAATGTTGCCCAGTCAGCGACCCCTGAAATAAAGCAGGAGGGTACATCTATGGTGTGACCCGAAAAAAGTTCGAGGTCAGACCTATTTAATCCGCTCGTGGTACAACGGTACCAGTTTAATCCGCCCTGGAAACCGGTACGTTTAAACTCCTGGGTATAGAAATCTATTTCATTATCCGGAAGCCATTTACAAGCGTCTATTTCATTCTGTGACGGCATGTAGGGAGCAACTGACTCCGGCATTGTTTTATCCAGATCCAGCACATAATAAGTAGGCTGCCTGGCGAATTCTTCTGCCGTGCCCGAGGTAAGGGCAAATGGTTTATTCTGACTCCAGTCTGCACTCTTTACGTGAAAGTAAGCCCGCTGAAAATCACGCAGGCCATGTTTGCTATTCAGCATATCATCATTGGCGCTGCGTGATGAGAAATAGGTGGTACTGTCCTTACGGGGTCTTGGCAGTGATGCAAGGGGATCTTTAGCAGGTGCCAATGGTTGTAGATTCGGTGAAGCTTGTCCTTCAACACCAAAAGGTAAAGGTGGCACTCCACCGAAGGGACAACTTAAAATAACAACTGACCGGAAAAAATCAGGTCTGACAAGAGCGCAATACGCTGCCACTGTCGAACCCACATCGTGTCCCACTATAGCGGAAACAGAATTGTGCCCCATAGCCATCATCAGACCGAGGGCATCACGGGAAAGTTCATGGGTCCTGAAAGAGGCATAATTTCCATCAAAACTATTGTCAGATCCCGTTGTGCGGCCATATCCACGCAGATCAGGGGCGATCACATGGTAACCCGCAGCTGCCAATGGCAGCATCACTTTCCGCCAACTGTAGGCAAGTTCCGGAAATCCGTGCAGCAGTAGTAGAGCAGGGCGCTTTGGTGTCTCAAAACCGGCTTCCAGTACATGCACTGTCAGGCCGTTGACTCCGGGAACATACCGCTCGCGTATGCCTGCCGGTAGTTCCATGTCCTTTAATTGATCTTGTGTTTTCATAGAATTTATTTTTATTGGATTTGGTCTTTTTCCTGCCAAGCCCTCCAAAGGGCGGATCAAAACCGCTCCTAAGGCAGTAAGCGCTGTGTTTATTACAAAGTTTCTGCGTTTCATAGTTTCATATATGGCTTTTATTAAAAGACTTTTTGGTCTAATTTTAATTAAAAAAAATGGTTTGCATGATTTCATCATTTAAACCATATAGTTCATTTAAGCTTGCTTGATCTCAAAAGATTTTAACTCAGATTTAAGCATCTTTATGACTGTGCGCATCGGCTTAACACTATCGGTTACTCTCGAAACCAAAGTTGCCCCTTCCAGCATTACCAGTACTTTTAAACAATACTCTTCGGGCTTCAGTTTATCTGATAATTCTCCGTTTGCTATACCTTTTTTTAAAATATCAATAAAAAGTGTCAAAGAGCCTTCGATCATTGCCTTTACCTTTTTTTTGACTGTTGGATTTGTGTTATCCGAGTCTACACCGAAATTTAAAATGGGGCATCCGCCTTCTATAAAAGGAACCAACGGATTTTCACGAAGATCTAA is a genomic window of Chitinophaga sp. LS1 containing:
- a CDS encoding M50 family metallopeptidase; the encoded protein is MEYFLPILFTIISVLLVIRPVTILCHELGHAIPAMLLTRKAVTIYLGSYGDADQCFKLTMGKFTFFVRYNPFKWRGGLCIPSASEIPRIQQIIYTLAGPLASFIIGGVAVYFTFDDNIEGFFKLFFILFMSSALLDAYVNLYPNPIPIRLANGHITFNDGYLLKMLISHNWVKISTGTKLYHKKRYAEAAILLEEGLSSSKSEYMYRLAISAYIQSQNYLKAKELSDEFVQKWQLKSADLSNMALAYSMLGFRDKAIELYDQSLELDPANKYSLNNKGLTLVALKRFEEGLVLFDKAIAVDSNFTYSFNYRGLTKIELGFNEEGLLDIKHALSLDPDNSDTFSALGVYYNKMGQYHDALKQFIKAKELNPGTQMIDELIKEAENQCGLK
- a CDS encoding alpha/beta hydrolase, which produces MKTQDQLKDMELPAGIRERYVPGVNGLTVHVLEAGFETPKRPALLLLHGFPELAYSWRKVMLPLAAAGYHVIAPDLRGYGRTTGSDNSFDGNYASFRTHELSRDALGLMMAMGHNSVSAIVGHDVGSTVAAYCALVRPDFFRSVVILSCPFGGVPPLPFGVEGQASPNLQPLAPAKDPLASLPRPRKDSTTYFSSRSANDDMLNSKHGLRDFQRAYFHVKSADWSQNKPFALTSGTAEEFARQPTYYVLDLDKTMPESVAPYMPSQNEIDACKWLPDNEIDFYTQEFKRTGFQGGLNWYRCTTSGLNRSDLELFSGHTIDVPSCFISGVADWATFRPPGALEQMQRKACTKMQSFHIIAGAGHWLQQEQPEQLTELIVDFLQHAK
- a CDS encoding TetR/AcrR family transcriptional regulator, translated to MNIKGKAERTKQFIIEQSAPIFNSKGIAGTTIDDILAATKMAKGGIYGNFENKEAISIATVDFIFSKVSAKTYSVISKEKTAVKKLFAFLDLRENPLVPFIEGGCPILNFGVDSDNTNPTVKKKVKAMIEGSLTLFIDILKKGIANGELSDKLKPEEYCLKVLVMLEGATLVSRVTDSVKPMRTVIKMLKSELKSFEIKQA